The Variovorax sp. S12S4 genome includes the window ATGAAAATCCTCATCGCAGTCGACGGCAGCGCCTACACGCAAAAGGCGCTCAACTACTTGCTCGCCAACCGCGCCATGTTCGTGGACGGGCATGAGCTGGTCATCGTGCATGTGTGTACCGGCGTCCACGGCCATGTGGCGCGCCACCTGAGCAAACAGGTGGTCGACGACTACTACGCTGAAGAAAGCGCCAAGGTGCTCGACCCCGTGAAGGCATTGCTCGCGCAGAACAACGTGAGCAACTTCACTGTCGACCAGCGCCACGGCCATGCGGCCGAGGAAATCCTCAAGTCGGCAACTGCCGCGCATGCCCAGCTGATTGTGCTGGGCACCCACGGCCACGGCATTTTTGGCCGCGCGTTGATGGGCTCGGTGGCCACCAAGGTCATTTCCGAGACCGACACGTCAGTGCTGCTGGTGCAGTAATCCGGCGAAGGCCGCGCCCTCTTTTTTGTTGTTATTGAACGCGCTGCTGCCGCCACTCGCGCGGCGAGCAGCCGAAGCGTTCGCGGAATGCGCGGCTGAAGTGCGCCGCATCGTTGAAGCCGCGGCCGTAGGCAATGTCGGCGACCGGCCGGCCGGCAAGGCGCGGCTCGAGCAGGTCGCGGCTGCAGGCTTCGAGCCGGCGCTCCCAGATGTACTGTGAAGGCGTGAGCGGCTCGCTCTTGAAGATGCGGTGAATGTGGCTGGCTGAAACGCCTAGCTCCGCCGCAAGGCTTCCTACCGACAGCGACGGGTCCGCCAACTGTTCGTCGATCCGCCGCTTCACGCGGGCCAGGTGGTAGGCCGTGAGATTGCTGAGGCCCGGCGCGCGCGCCGCAGGCAGCGTTTGGAGCCCTGCCACCAGAATGCTCTGCACCCCGTTGGCCACCGCGAGTGCCGACGCCGGCTGCAAGGTGTCGATGTCTTCGCGCAGCGTGCGGATCATGCCCAGCAGCAGGTGTCCCGCACCCTCGCGTCCCGACACGGTGGTGGCCGTCAGTGCTTCGGTGTCGTGCAGTTCGCTGCGAAGGCGTTCGCCAGGCAGCTTGAGCACGATCTGCTCGAACGCGTGGTCGAACAGCAATTCGTAGGGCCGGGTGCTGTCGTACAGCGCAAAGTCGCCCGCCGCCAGCACGGCGTCGCGCCCATCCTGCCGCACCACGCCCTGGCCGCGCGCCTGGATGCTGACCAGGAAATAGTCGTCGCCAGACCGAGAGATGTGCCCCGGCGTGCGCATGACCTTCTGCGGGCCCGACTTGACCACCGACACATCGAGGCTCGGCAGCGTGTGCTGGCGGATGCTGCCTTCGAAATTGCCGGAATCGTCCTTGCGCACCGCATCGCACCCGAGCTGCACGTACACATTGCAGATCATGTCGGTCCAGTAGGCGAGCCGCTGGTCGCGCGGAACGGCATCGGTGCTGAACAACTGGTTCATCGGGGTTCCTCGGATTTCTTGAAAAGCCGGCATGCAACGCTGGAACAAGAACGCCGCAAGTTCGGGTCAAGGGGTTTCGCGGCGGCGAATCTACGCTTGAAGCAACCCGCATGCCACCGCGCAAACCCGGTGCGAGGTGTGCGAAGTTGTTTCACCACCCCCGGTTCTGGAGACCCGCCATGCCCGCCACCGTTCATCCCAAGCTTCGCGTTGCCGCCGTGCAGGCCGCGCCCGTGTTCCTCGATCTCGACGGCACCATCGACAAGACCATCGACCTCATGACCCAGGCGGCCGGCCAGGGCGTGAAGCTCATCGCCTTTCCCGAGACCTGGGTGCCGGGGTACCCCTGGTGGATCTGGCTCGATTCGCCGGCCTGGGGCATGCAGTTCGTGCAGCGCTATCACGACAACGCGCTGGTCGTCGACTCGGGCGAGTTCGACCGCATTCGCGATGCCGCGCGCAAGCACAAGATCTGGGTGTCCCTTGGCTACAGCGAAAAGGCCGCGGGCAGCCTCTACATTGCGCAGGCGCTGATCGACGACCAGGGCAACACCGTGCAGACGCGCCGCAAGCTCAAGCCCACGCACGTGGAGCGCACGGTGTTCGGCGAAGGCGACGGCTCCGACCTTGCAGTGGCCGAAACGGCCATCGGCAACATCGGATCGCTCTCGTGCTGGGAGCACCTGCAGCCGCTCAGCAAATATGCGATGTATGCACAGAACGAGCAGATCCACTGCGGCGCCTGGCCCAGCTTCTCGCTCTACCGCGGCGCGGCCTTCGCCCTCGGTGCCGAGCTCAACAATGCGGCCAGCCAGGTGTACGCGGCGGAGGGCCAATGCTTCGTCGTCGCGCCGTGCGCCACGGTTTCACAGGCGATGAGCGAGCTGATGTGCACCGATGCAGGCAAGCAGCAGTTGCTGCGCGTGGGCGGCGGCTTTGCACGCATCTACGCGCCCGACGGATCCCCGCTCGGCACGCCCCTGGCCGAAGACCAGGAAGGGCTGGTGATTGCGGACATCGACCTTGGAATGATTGCGCTCGCCAAGGCCGCGGCCGACCCGAGCGGCCACTACTCACGGCCCGACGTGACGCAGCTGCTGCTGAACAAGACGCGGCGCGAACCGGTGGTGCTGCAGCGTGCGCCCGAGGTCGAAGGCGGCGCCTTCGAAGCCATCGTCGCCACGCCCGAGCAGGGCGCCGCGGCGCGCCAGCAGTTGGCCGCCTGAACCAGCAGGAGCCACGCCATGGAATCCGCCATTGCAGAGCACCTGAAGTGCCCACGCACGCGCCACCGCCGCGTGGAAGACGACTACGCGCCGCCCTACCCCGTCTGGTCGGCGCGCGCGCCGGCCGCGGTGAGGCAGGTGGTGATGGGTTACTTCGGCGTGCAGTCGCGCGGCGCCGATATGCAAGGGCGAGCTTGCGCTGCGCTGATGAAGATCGCAGCCGGCTTCGCGCTGCCGGACGGCCCGGGCCACCACGACTTCGCACACCATGTCGATGCCGACGGCTACGACAACATGATCGCCATCGCGTACTGGGACGATCCTGCCGCCCATGCACGCTGGTGCTCAGCCCCCGAGGTGGATGCGTGGTGGCGCTCCGAAGAACGGTTGGCGGACGGCCTCGGCTACTTCCGCGAAATGGTGTCACCGCGCGTCGAGCACTTCGAGACCATGTTCAACACGCCGGACCGTCTCGAAGGCGTGGGCGTGGTGATGGGCGGCGTGAGCGGCGAACTGCAGGAGCACGGCTACTGGGGTTCGATGCGCGACCGCATTCCACTCTCGCAGACCGATGCCATGGCACCCTCCGGCACACGCGCCGTGATTGCCGGCACGCCGGCTATCGGGCAGCGCGTGCGCGTCGCCGGCCACGAGAACATCGCGATGATCCGCTCCGGTCAGGAATGGGCCGACACCGCCGGCCAGGAACGCACGCTCTACCTGGAAGAAATGGAACCGGTGCTGCGCGAAGGCATGGAGTTCTTGCGAGACCAGGGGCTGGGCATCGGCTGCTACAGCAACCGCTACATGCGCCATCTCGACGCCAAAGGCACGCCGCTCGAGAAGTCGTTCGGCCTGAGCTTCTGGCGATCGCTCGCCGACATGGAGCGCTGGGCCGAGTCGCACCCCACGCACGTCGCGATCTTCGGCAGCTTCATGCGCTACGTGCAGGCGCTGAACTTCCAGCTGCAGCTGCGCGTGTACCACGAGGTGTCGGTGCTCAAGGCGGACGAACAGAGCTACGAGTACATCAACTGCCACGCCCGCAGCGGTCTTATGAATGGGTTGGCCGCCGCCTAGAAGACCGCACTTCGGGCATTTGCTTTAGGATGCGCGGCCCTATTCAAGCGCAAGCAAAGGCAAGGACCCGATCATGTGGAGCGAACTCGACAGCCTCATCGAAGCCTCGATGCAGGAGTGGAAAGTACCCGGGCTTGCCCTGGCCGTGATCCAGGACGGCGAAATTGCCGTGCTCAAGGGCTACGGCGTGCGCGATACCGAGACGGGCCTGCCCGTGACGGTGGACACGCAATTCCTGCTGTGCTCCATCACCAAGTCGTTCACCGCGGCCGGGCTGGGTTTGCTGGTCGATGAGCGCAAGCTCGAATGGTCACGGCCGGTGCGCGAGGTGCTTCCGGAATTTCGCCTGCACGACCCGGTGGCAACCGAGCGACTGACGGTGCGCGACCTGCTGTGCCACCACAGCGGCTTGCCGCGGCACGACTGGATCCACATGCCCGGTGACCTGAGCAACGCCCAGATGCTGGCCGCACTCAGGCACCTCGCACCGAACAAGGACTTGCGCGACACCTTCCAGTACTCGAACCTCGGCTACCTGGTCGCCGGAATGGTCACCGAGCGCATCAGCGGCCAGAGCTACCAGGACTTCACCACCGAACGCTTGATGAAGCCCCTGGGCTTCAGCCACTTCGGCTTTTCCATCGAGGCGCTTGGCGCCGCCGAAGACGCCGCCCGCCCCCATGCGATGGATGGCGACGAGCGTTACCGCACGCCGCTCTCGCCCATTCGCGCCATGCCGGCAGGCGGCATCAACGCCTCGGTGTCGGACCTGGCGAAATGGGCGCGCTTCCTGCTCGACGGCAAGGTGGATGGCCGCCAGTTGCTTTCGGCCCAGGCGCTGCGCGAGATGACCACGCCGCGCGTGCACATGGGCCGCTCCGAATTCGCCGAAATCGGCGATTCGCACTACGGCCTCGGACTTTTCTGCGAGCAGTACCGGGGCGAGCGCACCATTGCGCATTCGGGCTCCTGGGCCGGCTGGAGCACGCTCATGACCATGCAGCCACAACGCCGCGCGGGCGTGGTGGTGCTGACCAACCGGGCGCCGGGCAGCACCACCGCCATCCTCACCTACGCGGTGCTCGACCGCATCTGCGGCCGCACACCGGTCGACTGGTTCGGCCGCCTGGCGCCGCGGCGCAAACAGGCAGTGGAACAGCTCGGCCTCGACAAGAAAGCCAAGGCGGAAGTCCGCCGAAGCGGCACCCGGCCGAGCCACGCGCTGGAAGACTATGTGGGCGGCTACGAGCATCCGGCGTACGGACGCATCCATATCGAACAGGCTGCCGATGGCCTTGCCTGGCGTTGGCGCGGCTTCGAGGAGCCGCTGGAGCACCGCCACTACGACGTGTTCATCACACCCGACCGGCCGACCGTGATGCACCCCAGCAATCGGACCCTCACCTTCCGCTACGACCGCCAGGGTCGCATCGATCGCGTGGAGCTTCCTCTCGAGGAGATGGTGGACGACATCGTGTTTCGCCGCGTTGCGGCCGGCGACGTGCTGGACCCGGCGTTTCGCCGGCTGTGCGCCGGCGACTACCTGCACAGCGGCCGCACCATCGAGATCAGGCTCGACGCCGAGGGCGAACTCAACATGACCATTCCGGGCCAGCCGACCTACCGGCTGCTTCCGGCCGATGGGCGCAGCTTCAACGTCGACACGCTCGAAGGCTACGGGGTGGAGTTCCGACGGCCTTCGCCCGATGCGGTGGACGCGATGATCTTTCACGAACCGCGCACCACCGCCCTCGCACCGAGAGCGCCGAAGGCTGCGAAAACCTAGGCGAACAGACCCTTGTGCTGCTCCCGCAGCAGCGCCTTCTGTACCTTGCCCATGGTGTTGCGCGGCAGCTCGTTCACGACAAAGCAGCGCTTCGGTATCTTGAAGTTCGCGAGCTTCGACCTGAGCTCCGCCACGATGGCATCGGCGTCCAGCGCGGCGCCCGGCTTGGGAATGACGATGGCCACGCCCACTTCGCCGAAGTCGGGGTGCGGCACGCCGACCACCGCGCTTTCGGCGACGCCGGGCAACTCGTTGATGTAGCCCTCGATCTCGGCTGGATAGACGTTGTAGCCGCCGCTGATGATCAGGTCCTTGCTGCGCCCGACGATGGTGATGTAGCCCCGGCCGTCGATCTTGCCGACGTCGCCCGTCTTGAAGAAGCCGTCGGCGGTGAATTCTTCTTTCGTTTTCTCGGGCATGCGCCAGTAGCCCACGAACACGTTCGGGCCGCTGACCTGGATGTTGCCGATCTCGTCGGTGGTGCAGTCGCGGCCGCTGTCGTCGCGAACGCGCAGCTGAACGCCAGGCAGCGCAAAGCCGACCGTGCCGCCGCGGCGCTCGCCCTGCGCCGGGCTGTAGGGGTTGGAGGTGAGCATCACCGTTTCGCTCATGCCGTAGCGCTCGAGAATGGTGTGGCCGGTGCGCTCGCGCCATTCGTCGAAAGTCTCGATGAGCAGCGGCGCCGACCCGGCCACGAACAGCCGCATATTGCGCACCGCCTCGCGCGTGAGGCCGGGCTCGGCCAGCAGCCGCACGTAGAGCGTGGGCACGCCCATGAACACGGTGGCTTCGGGCAGCTTCTCGACCACGCGCTTGGGGTCGAACCTGGAGAACCAGATCATCTTGCTGCCGTTGAGCAGCGCACCGTGCAACGCAACAAAGAGGCCGTGCACGTGGAAGATGGGCAGCGCGTGGATCAGCACGTCGCCCTTCGTCCAGCCCCAGTAGTCCTTGAGCACTTCGGCATTCGACAGCAGGTTGCCATGCGTGAGCATGGCGCCCTTGCTGCGGCCGGTGGTGCCGCTGGTGTAGAGGATGGCGGCCAGGTCGTCCGCATTCTTGTGGGCCACCACGTGCCGGTCGCTGCACTGCGCGGCAACCTCCAGCAGCGTGCCGGTGCGGTCGTCGTCCAGCGTGAACACGTGCCGTGTGCCCGCGGCATTGGCAATGGGGCCTACCCACGAGGCATTGCGGCTGGTGCACACCACCACGGCGGGCTCGGCATTGCCGATGAAGTATTCGATCTCGGCGCTTTGATAGGCGGTGTTGAGCGGCAGGAACACATAGCCGGCACGCAGCGTGGCGAGATACAGGATCATCGCCTCGACCGACTTCTCGACCTGCACCGCGATGCGGGCGCCTTCCTCGAGGCCCAGCGCATCCAGCAGGTTGGCGATCATCGCGCTCGCGCGGTCGAGATCTCTCCACGAATAGAACAGGCCGTTGTCGGTTTCGACGGCAATGCCGTCGAGGTCGGCAGGAAACGCCGCGCGCAAGGCGGCAAACAGGTTGGGGTTGGCTTTCGTCTTCATCGAGCAGGTACTTCAGAAATTCGGTTTGCGCTTGGCAAGAAAGGCGGCAATGCCTTCGCGGTGCTCGGCGGAGTCGGCGTAGTCGTAGGCGGTTGCGAGCAGGCCCTCGGTCGTTTGCGCGCCTGCTTTCAGCATGGCGAAGGTGCGCTTGTGAAGCCGGGCGGCCTGCGGCGCCAGTGCGGCAATGCGTGCCGCGTGCGCTTGCGCGGCGGCGGGTACTTCATGGTCGGGCAGCACCTGCAGCAAAAAGCCGGCGTCGTACAGCCGCTGTGCGCCGTGCACGCCGGCGGCCAGCAGCATGTCGCGCGCGAGCACGTCGCCAATGGCGCCGTGAACCAGCGCGGCCTCTCGCGGCGCCATGGGAAAGCCAAGCTTGGCAATGGGTGCGCCAAACTTGGCCGACGCGCCTGCGAGCCGGATGTCGCAGCAGCTCGCTATCTCGATACCGGCGCCCATGCACGCGCCTTCGATCTGCGCGACCAGGGGCAGCGGGCAATCGAGCATGGCCTGCAGCGCGGCCCACACTTCATTCTCGTGAAATTCGCGCAAGCTGCTTTCGTCGAACCGGAACGACGGGTATTCGGAGATGTCGCCACCCGCACAGAAGGCACCGCCCTCGCCGCTGATGACCACGCACCGAAGCCCCGCCTCGTCCGCTTGCCCGATGCCCTCGAACACCGCACGCAGTTCGCGCCACATGGCGCGCGTCATCGCATTGAGGCGCCCCGCGTTCGACAAGATGACGAACGCGACCGGCCCCTCGCGGCGCAATGAGACCGTGCTCTCGCCCATTACTCGAGCTTGGCGCCCGAGGCCTTCACCACCGACGCCCAGCGCTTGACCTCGGAATTGACGAAGCCGCCGTACGAGGCCATGGTGAGGCTCGGAATCTCCGAGCCGTTCTGCGCCCAGATGGCCTTGAGCTCATCGGTTGCCAAGGCCTTCTTCATCTCGTCGACGATGCGCGCCTGCATATCGGCGGGCGTGCCCTTGGGGGCCCACAAGCCGTACCAGGTGGTCACGGTGTAGTCGGGCAGGCCGACCTCGGCGGCGCAGGGCACGTCCGGGAACGCCAGGTTGCGCTTGGCGCCGGCCACCATCAGCGCCTTGATGCGGCCGCCCTTGATGTGCTGGGCGGAAGAGCCGAGGCCGTCGAACATCAGGTCGACGTTGCCCGCAATCAGGTCGGACAGCGCCGGGCCCGCGCCGCGGTACGGAATGTGGGTGATGAACGTGCCGGTCTGCAGCTTGAACAGCTCGCCCGCCAGGTGGTGCGAGGTGCCCGAACCCGCCGAACCGTAGTTGAGCTTGCCAGGGTTGCGCTTGGCGGCGGCAACGAACTCCTGCAGCGTCGTGGCGGTCACGCGCTTGGGGTTGACCACCACCACCTGCGGCACGTTGGCCAGCAGCATCAGGGGTACGAAATCTTTCTCGATGTCGTAGTCGAGCTTGGGATAGATCGACGGTGCGATGGCGTGGTGAACCGCGCCCATGAAGAGCGTGTAGCCGTCCGGCTGCGCCTTGGACGCAATGCTTGCGCCCACGGTGCCGCCGGCGCCGCCGCGGTTGTCGATCACCAGCGTTTGCCCGGTCACCTTGGAGAACTGCGCCGAGAGCGGGCGCGCAAAGGCGTCGGTGC containing:
- a CDS encoding universal stress protein, with product MKILIAVDGSAYTQKALNYLLANRAMFVDGHELVIVHVCTGVHGHVARHLSKQVVDDYYAEESAKVLDPVKALLAQNNVSNFTVDQRHGHAAEEILKSATAAHAQLIVLGTHGHGIFGRALMGSVATKVISETDTSVLLVQ
- a CDS encoding AraC-like ligand-binding domain-containing protein gives rise to the protein MNQLFSTDAVPRDQRLAYWTDMICNVYVQLGCDAVRKDDSGNFEGSIRQHTLPSLDVSVVKSGPQKVMRTPGHISRSGDDYFLVSIQARGQGVVRQDGRDAVLAAGDFALYDSTRPYELLFDHAFEQIVLKLPGERLRSELHDTEALTATTVSGREGAGHLLLGMIRTLREDIDTLQPASALAVANGVQSILVAGLQTLPAARAPGLSNLTAYHLARVKRRIDEQLADPSLSVGSLAAELGVSASHIHRIFKSEPLTPSQYIWERRLEACSRDLLEPRLAGRPVADIAYGRGFNDAAHFSRAFRERFGCSPREWRQQRVQ
- a CDS encoding carbon-nitrogen hydrolase family protein yields the protein MPATVHPKLRVAAVQAAPVFLDLDGTIDKTIDLMTQAAGQGVKLIAFPETWVPGYPWWIWLDSPAWGMQFVQRYHDNALVVDSGEFDRIRDAARKHKIWVSLGYSEKAAGSLYIAQALIDDQGNTVQTRRKLKPTHVERTVFGEGDGSDLAVAETAIGNIGSLSCWEHLQPLSKYAMYAQNEQIHCGAWPSFSLYRGAAFALGAELNNAASQVYAAEGQCFVVAPCATVSQAMSELMCTDAGKQQLLRVGGGFARIYAPDGSPLGTPLAEDQEGLVIADIDLGMIALAKAAADPSGHYSRPDVTQLLLNKTRREPVVLQRAPEVEGGAFEAIVATPEQGAAARQQLAA
- a CDS encoding phenylacetaldoxime dehydratase family protein → MESAIAEHLKCPRTRHRRVEDDYAPPYPVWSARAPAAVRQVVMGYFGVQSRGADMQGRACAALMKIAAGFALPDGPGHHDFAHHVDADGYDNMIAIAYWDDPAAHARWCSAPEVDAWWRSEERLADGLGYFREMVSPRVEHFETMFNTPDRLEGVGVVMGGVSGELQEHGYWGSMRDRIPLSQTDAMAPSGTRAVIAGTPAIGQRVRVAGHENIAMIRSGQEWADTAGQERTLYLEEMEPVLREGMEFLRDQGLGIGCYSNRYMRHLDAKGTPLEKSFGLSFWRSLADMERWAESHPTHVAIFGSFMRYVQALNFQLQLRVYHEVSVLKADEQSYEYINCHARSGLMNGLAAA
- a CDS encoding serine hydrolase; the encoded protein is MWSELDSLIEASMQEWKVPGLALAVIQDGEIAVLKGYGVRDTETGLPVTVDTQFLLCSITKSFTAAGLGLLVDERKLEWSRPVREVLPEFRLHDPVATERLTVRDLLCHHSGLPRHDWIHMPGDLSNAQMLAALRHLAPNKDLRDTFQYSNLGYLVAGMVTERISGQSYQDFTTERLMKPLGFSHFGFSIEALGAAEDAARPHAMDGDERYRTPLSPIRAMPAGGINASVSDLAKWARFLLDGKVDGRQLLSAQALREMTTPRVHMGRSEFAEIGDSHYGLGLFCEQYRGERTIAHSGSWAGWSTLMTMQPQRRAGVVVLTNRAPGSTTAILTYAVLDRICGRTPVDWFGRLAPRRKQAVEQLGLDKKAKAEVRRSGTRPSHALEDYVGGYEHPAYGRIHIEQAADGLAWRWRGFEEPLEHRHYDVFITPDRPTVMHPSNRTLTFRYDRQGRIDRVELPLEEMVDDIVFRRVAAGDVLDPAFRRLCAGDYLHSGRTIEIRLDAEGELNMTIPGQPTYRLLPADGRSFNVDTLEGYGVEFRRPSPDAVDAMIFHEPRTTALAPRAPKAAKT
- a CDS encoding malonate--CoA ligase; the encoded protein is MKTKANPNLFAALRAAFPADLDGIAVETDNGLFYSWRDLDRASAMIANLLDALGLEEGARIAVQVEKSVEAMILYLATLRAGYVFLPLNTAYQSAEIEYFIGNAEPAVVVCTSRNASWVGPIANAAGTRHVFTLDDDRTGTLLEVAAQCSDRHVVAHKNADDLAAILYTSGTTGRSKGAMLTHGNLLSNAEVLKDYWGWTKGDVLIHALPIFHVHGLFVALHGALLNGSKMIWFSRFDPKRVVEKLPEATVFMGVPTLYVRLLAEPGLTREAVRNMRLFVAGSAPLLIETFDEWRERTGHTILERYGMSETVMLTSNPYSPAQGERRGGTVGFALPGVQLRVRDDSGRDCTTDEIGNIQVSGPNVFVGYWRMPEKTKEEFTADGFFKTGDVGKIDGRGYITIVGRSKDLIISGGYNVYPAEIEGYINELPGVAESAVVGVPHPDFGEVGVAIVIPKPGAALDADAIVAELRSKLANFKIPKRCFVVNELPRNTMGKVQKALLREQHKGLFA
- a CDS encoding enoyl-CoA hydratase/isomerase family protein yields the protein MGESTVSLRREGPVAFVILSNAGRLNAMTRAMWRELRAVFEGIGQADEAGLRCVVISGEGGAFCAGGDISEYPSFRFDESSLREFHENEVWAALQAMLDCPLPLVAQIEGACMGAGIEIASCCDIRLAGASAKFGAPIAKLGFPMAPREAALVHGAIGDVLARDMLLAAGVHGAQRLYDAGFLLQVLPDHEVPAAAQAHAARIAALAPQAARLHKRTFAMLKAGAQTTEGLLATAYDYADSAEHREGIAAFLAKRKPNF
- a CDS encoding Bug family tripartite tricarboxylate transporter substrate binding protein — protein: MTQGFQRRDVLRLGAAGAAVLCGGARAQGGNWPTRPVNMIVPFPAGGGTDAFARPLSAQFSKVTGQTLVIDNRGGAGGTVGASIASKAQPDGYTLFMGAVHHAIAPSIYPKLDYDIEKDFVPLMLLANVPQVVVVNPKRVTATTLQEFVAAAKRNPGKLNYGSAGSGTSHHLAGELFKLQTGTFITHIPYRGAGPALSDLIAGNVDLMFDGLGSSAQHIKGGRIKALMVAGAKRNLAFPDVPCAAEVGLPDYTVTTWYGLWAPKGTPADMQARIVDEMKKALATDELKAIWAQNGSEIPSLTMASYGGFVNSEVKRWASVVKASGAKLE